The proteins below are encoded in one region of Campylobacter sp. MIT 99-7217:
- a CDS encoding TlpA disulfide reductase family protein codes for MIKKALFFSFSCIVSFVLVACSNEEVIQNDFLFDEYHIGDKITLSSVNGGEKTLVRTEKGFVIEGEENKILMIDFFGTFCAPCKEEASHLTKLWQNNAKDFFIIGLTHFEDVSDEVVKQFADDFGAYYFLSNEEENARIIAQALKDIEYPNMEQLPFKVVLKDGNYQELSDFWNKGMMAHFYLGKVPTSLMQEDLNRILGR; via the coding sequence ATGATAAAAAAGGCTTTATTTTTTAGTTTTTCATGTATTGTAAGTTTTGTGTTGGTAGCTTGCAGTAATGAGGAGGTCATTCAAAATGATTTTTTATTTGATGAGTATCATATAGGCGATAAAATCACGCTTTCAAGTGTCAATGGTGGAGAAAAAACCCTTGTTCGCACGGAAAAGGGTTTTGTGATCGAGGGCGAGGAAAATAAAATTTTAATGATAGATTTTTTTGGCACTTTTTGCGCTCCTTGTAAGGAAGAAGCGAGCCATTTGACAAAGCTTTGGCAAAATAATGCAAAGGATTTTTTCATCATAGGCTTAACACATTTTGAAGATGTGAGTGATGAGGTTGTCAAGCAATTTGCTGATGATTTTGGGGCGTATTATTTTTTAAGCAATGAAGAAGAAAATGCACGCATTATCGCTCAAGCTCTAAAAGATATAGAGTATCCAAACATGGAGCAACTTCCTTTTAAGGTGGTTTTAAAAGATGGAAATTATCAAGAACTGAGTGATTTTTGGAATAAGGGAATGATGGCTCATTTTTACTTAGGTAAAGTGCCAACAAGCTTAATGCAAGAGGATTTAAACAGAATTTTAGGAAGATAA
- a CDS encoding ATP-dependent Clp protease adaptor ClpS, translated as MPKVKTLEKTKLDEPKMFKLLLLNDDVTTMEFVIEVLMDIFHFDLEKASALMLEIHYHGSGVCGVFTEEIALSKQRQVQNAAKIANFPLKTRIEEE; from the coding sequence ATGCCAAAGGTAAAAACTCTTGAAAAAACAAAGCTTGACGAACCTAAAATGTTCAAGCTTTTGCTTTTAAATGACGATGTTACGACCATGGAATTTGTTATTGAGGTCTTGATGGATATTTTTCATTTTGATCTTGAAAAGGCAAGTGCTTTAATGCTTGAAATTCACTATCATGGTAGTGGGGTTTGTGGAGTTTTTACTGAAGAAATTGCCCTTTCAAAGCAAAGACAGGTGCAAAATGCTGCAAAAATAGCTAATTTTCCATTAAAAACAAGGATAGAAGAAGAATGA